A window from Sphingobacterium hotanense encodes these proteins:
- the secG gene encoding preprotein translocase subunit SecG, whose translation MTTLFIILIILASLLLSFFVLIQNPKGGGLSSGFSGGANLMGVQRTGDILEKGTWILIIALMVFSLAINIMGPSGTKTGGLGDQIEAPAQGPNLNLNPNTNPTAPATGTTAPAAQAPAATDSTK comes from the coding sequence ATGACAACCTTATTTATTATCCTTATCATTTTAGCGAGCTTATTATTATCGTTTTTTGTATTGATACAGAATCCAAAAGGTGGAGGTTTATCTTCAGGATTTTCTGGCGGAGCTAACTTAATGGGGGTTCAACGTACCGGCGATATTTTAGAAAAAGGTACATGGATTTTAATCATCGCATTAATGGTGTTCAGTTTAGCAATTAACATCATGGGGCCTTCAGGAACAAAGACCGGTGGTTTAGGGGATCAGATTGAGGCGCCAGCGCAAGGTCCTAATCTCAACTTGAATCCTAACACAAATCCTACTGCTCCTGCCACAGGTACTACGGCACCTGCAGCTCAGGCACCTGCGGCTACAGATTCAACTAAATAA
- a CDS encoding co-chaperone GroES: MALSIKPIGDRVVVEAAPAEEKTASGIYIPDTAKEKPSQGTIVAVGTGKPDEPLTVQVGDKVLYGKYAGTEITYEGKEYLIMREADIYAVL; this comes from the coding sequence ATGGCTTTAAGTATTAAACCTATCGGAGACAGAGTAGTAGTTGAAGCTGCTCCAGCAGAAGAAAAAACAGCATCGGGTATCTACATTCCTGACACAGCGAAAGAAAAACCATCTCAGGGTACAATCGTTGCAGTAGGTACTGGAAAACCTGACGAACCTCTTACTGTACAAGTTGGCGATAAAGTATTGTATGGTAAATATGCAGGTACTGAAATTACTTATGAAGGTAAAGAATATTTAATTATGCGTGAAGCTGATATTTACGCAGTTCTGTAA